Proteins encoded together in one Vigna angularis cultivar LongXiaoDou No.4 chromosome 5, ASM1680809v1, whole genome shotgun sequence window:
- the LOC128196643 gene encoding uncharacterized protein LOC128196643, which yields MGADETPTPPRVSTKGSCSAVDSTHYSGQYELLITRPQKQPIHDTVIHEDDEMAEAEDDPISKLVTKLPRLKKASLELYWDLRVFGLPPHVPVYITFSDALEVIGGDRMLNISIIQLWCMYMDTIVVDQGRSSMYGFVEPQTIQPSGNTLQNRQDYLQTWMDESKRDIYLVPYIDGSHWQLMVIIPKQCKIIFFCSLHRRMKNELRTMLQGVIGKSRGQLVQILYPKCNQQLDSWECGFYVMCWIKTIIRAVITDDWNERFKTTTPITEDTIKQIRQEWTAYLLQRWS from the exons ATGGGGGCCGATGAAACTCCAACAccacctcgtgtcagcactaaaggatcatgctctgctgtagacTCCACTCACtatagcggtcaatatgagttgttg atcacacgtcctcagaagcagccaattcatgatacagtcatacatgaagatgatgagatggctgaagcggaggatgatcctatATCAAAGTTAGTGACAAAATTACCAAGATTGAAGAAAGCatcattagaactatactgggatttgagggtatttggtcttcccccacatgtgccagtttatatcacattttctgatgcattggaggtgattgggggagacaggatgttgaatatttccatcattcagctgtggtgcat gtacatggacacaatcgttgtagaccaaggtcggtcttccatgtacggatttgttgaacctcagaccattcaaccgtctggtaacacacttcaaaacagacaagattatttgcaaacatggatggatgagtcaaaaagagacatataccttgtgccatacattgacgg gtcgcactggcagctgatggtcatcattcccaaacaatgtaaaattatatttttttgttcgttgcacaggaggatgaaaaatgagttgagaaccatgcttcaagg agttattggtaaatctcgtggtcagctggttcaaattttgtatccaaag tgtaaccagcagctagattcatgggaatgtggcttctatgtgatgtgttggattaagaccatcattcgagcagtcattacagatgactggaatgag cgcttcaagactACAACACCTATTACAGAAGACACAATTaaacagataaggcaggagtggaccgcttatcttttgcaaagatggagttag